A genome region from Blautia coccoides includes the following:
- a CDS encoding IS110 family transposase codes for MNCNTQNTKIASITEKTLIVGIDVGSETHYARAFDWRNFEFTRKPLIFSNTQAGFLTFKAWIEEIQEKNGKTAVIPGMEPTGHYWFALGKFLQDNGMKPVHVNPHHVKKSKELDDNNPNKNDRKDPKTIAALVNEGRFSYPYIPTGIYAEMRSLSNLRFQTQEEVTRIKNRIARWFAIYFPEYKDVYRDLKAVSGRMILKAAPLPEDIGKLGVEGVNQIWRDAKLRGAGMKRAKTLVSAAEHSVGSKEAPEAARMELKNLLDDMDVYTSRLEELVQKIEGKLKEIPYIDKLLEIKGIGMVTVSGFIAEVGDIRRFDNPKQLQKLAGYAIVANDSGKHNGESRISYRGRKRLRYVLYEAAISLVGKNAEFREIHEYYRTRKENPLKKMQSVVAVACKVIRVFYTILTKGVDYDAARLLGDIKHPQMQTA; via the coding sequence ATGAATTGTAACACACAGAACACAAAAATTGCATCCATAACTGAAAAAACTTTGATCGTTGGTATTGATGTCGGAAGCGAAACGCACTATGCGAGAGCATTTGACTGGAGAAATTTCGAGTTTACCAGAAAACCTTTGATTTTCAGCAATACACAAGCAGGGTTCCTTACATTTAAGGCATGGATCGAGGAAATACAAGAAAAGAATGGTAAAACCGCTGTAATTCCCGGAATGGAGCCAACAGGACACTATTGGTTCGCTTTAGGAAAGTTCCTGCAGGACAACGGAATGAAACCTGTGCATGTAAATCCCCATCATGTCAAGAAATCCAAGGAACTGGATGATAACAATCCTAATAAAAATGACCGCAAAGATCCAAAGACGATTGCCGCACTGGTGAATGAGGGACGTTTTTCCTACCCTTATATACCAACCGGGATTTATGCAGAGATGAGAAGCTTATCCAATCTACGCTTCCAGACACAGGAGGAAGTTACCCGGATCAAGAACCGCATTGCCAGATGGTTTGCCATTTACTTTCCTGAATACAAAGACGTTTATAGGGATTTAAAGGCAGTCAGCGGGCGGATGATACTGAAGGCAGCGCCGCTGCCGGAGGACATCGGGAAGTTGGGCGTGGAAGGTGTAAACCAGATCTGGAGAGACGCAAAGCTGAGAGGGGCTGGAATGAAGAGGGCAAAGACCCTGGTATCAGCTGCAGAGCACAGCGTAGGCAGTAAGGAAGCACCGGAGGCAGCGAGAATGGAACTGAAAAATCTGCTGGACGACATGGATGTATATACATCAAGACTGGAAGAACTGGTGCAAAAGATAGAAGGTAAGCTGAAAGAAATACCATATATAGATAAGCTGCTGGAGATCAAAGGGATCGGTATGGTGACAGTAAGTGGATTTATTGCAGAGGTGGGCGACATTAGACGTTTTGACAACCCCAAACAGCTGCAAAAGCTTGCAGGCTATGCGATCGTGGCGAACGATTCAGGCAAGCATAATGGAGAGAGCCGTATCAGCTACCGAGGAAGAAAACGACTGAGATATGTACTGTATGAAGCGGCGATATCACTAGTCGGAAAGAATGCGGAATTTCGAGAGATCCATGAATACTATCGGACGAGAAAAGAGAATCCGCTGAAAAAGATGCAGTCAGTAGTGGCAGTGGCATGTAAGGTGATCAGGGTGTTTTATACGATCCTGACAAAAGGAGTCGATTATGACGCTGCAAGGCTGCTGGGTGATATCAAGCATCCGCAGATGCAGACAGCATAA
- a CDS encoding tyrosine-type recombinase/integrase: MPKETKLEEVLRSTLESLKEKDYSIETLLRYQGKFHVLISIAQKKGITEPTEELFQEYLGNNKNKYTGKYSLLKERERIRVINLIKSYITNGEVDISRKKGESASDRIQAESFKNELNCFIMLLKEDLLQPNTICTYKRIVSYLLIYCEEKSYCSVNKMVSGDIRGFILYLYGHGYFKPNTITSALSGLKRFLSLYPDIKHLIMELPTRLPRERRIIEIYNSLETDAINEILSDGSLTKRNKAICLLLLETGLRAVDVCNIKLSDIDWDKDIIYIKQQKTGIALNIPLRNSYGNTIVDYLLNERPGCNSEHLFVRELAPFTRLSGEGSSIREILIKRGISRYI, translated from the coding sequence ATGCCAAAAGAAACTAAGTTAGAAGAAGTTTTACGCAGCACATTAGAATCGTTAAAGGAAAAAGACTATAGTATCGAAACACTTCTGCGATATCAGGGAAAATTCCACGTTCTTATTTCAATCGCACAAAAAAAGGGGATTACAGAACCAACAGAGGAATTATTTCAAGAATACCTCGGTAATAACAAAAACAAGTATACTGGAAAGTATTCGCTTCTTAAAGAGCGTGAACGAATTAGGGTAATAAATCTTATAAAATCCTATATCACTAATGGCGAGGTAGATATCTCAAGGAAAAAGGGGGAGTCCGCCAGTGACAGGATACAAGCAGAATCCTTTAAGAATGAACTTAACTGCTTCATTATGCTCTTAAAAGAAGACCTGCTCCAGCCTAATACTATCTGTACCTATAAAAGGATCGTCTCTTATCTATTAATCTATTGTGAAGAAAAATCATACTGCTCCGTTAACAAGATGGTCTCTGGTGATATCAGGGGATTTATCTTATACCTATATGGACACGGCTATTTTAAACCGAATACTATTACAAGTGCCCTGTCAGGTCTCAAAAGATTTCTTTCCCTCTATCCAGATATAAAACACCTTATAATGGAGCTTCCGACCAGGCTTCCACGTGAACGCAGGATAATAGAAATATATAATAGTCTGGAAACAGATGCCATAAATGAAATACTATCGGATGGCAGCCTTACCAAACGTAATAAAGCCATTTGTTTATTGCTGCTGGAAACAGGGCTTAGGGCCGTAGATGTCTGTAATATCAAGCTTTCCGATATTGATTGGGACAAAGATATCATCTATATAAAACAGCAGAAGACGGGAATAGCATTAAATATCCCGCTCCGTAATTCTTATGGCAATACCATCGTTGACTATCTATTAAATGAGCGCCCTGGATGTAATTCCGAACATCTTTTTGTCAGGGAACTGGCACCATTCACACGCTTAAGCGGAGAAGGCTCCTCTATCAGGGAGATACTTATAAAAAGAGGCATTAGCCGGTATATCTAG
- a CDS encoding tyrosine-type recombinase/integrase, producing MNKTLSDLLNEFIEYKIQNGYAYTTAKYHLNKYLVFSTSHAPDESIPSKDTVNTFLNRYADTPGNLYNIAASLREFSRYLIGLAYTSAYIIPPGKVSLPMPVQPYLFTEDELDAFFDVCDSIKYDCHVPKRHMVLPAMYRLLYCCGLRCKEVRVLQSENVHLAENYIDILQSKGPKSRRIFISQELSEYFGSYDRSMNAAFPGRLFFFPSRKDSPYSADGFQKNFLKIWYTAFPEKKCDGVSIRAYDVRHHFAYANMNRWLQEGKDINVMLPYLMKYMGHQEIENTLYYFHLVPDIYDAIVKKSSLFEGLLPEVNTCE from the coding sequence ATGAATAAAACACTATCCGATTTATTAAACGAGTTTATAGAATATAAAATCCAGAATGGGTATGCCTATACCACTGCAAAATATCATCTGAATAAATACCTTGTTTTCTCAACCAGCCATGCCCCTGATGAAAGCATTCCCAGCAAAGATACTGTAAATACCTTTTTAAACAGATATGCGGATACGCCGGGGAACCTATATAATATAGCCGCTTCCCTCCGGGAATTCTCAAGGTATCTTATTGGTTTAGCATACACGTCTGCATATATCATTCCTCCGGGAAAAGTATCTTTGCCAATGCCTGTTCAACCATATTTATTTACAGAGGATGAGCTGGATGCTTTTTTCGATGTATGCGACAGTATAAAGTACGACTGTCATGTCCCTAAAAGACATATGGTGCTGCCAGCAATGTATCGGTTACTCTACTGCTGCGGCCTTAGATGCAAAGAAGTGCGGGTTCTGCAAAGTGAAAATGTACACCTGGCAGAAAACTACATAGATATCCTCCAATCAAAAGGCCCAAAGAGCAGACGGATTTTTATTTCACAGGAATTGTCTGAATATTTCGGGAGCTATGACAGGAGTATGAATGCTGCTTTTCCAGGCCGGCTGTTCTTCTTTCCTTCCCGGAAAGATAGCCCTTACAGTGCAGATGGATTTCAGAAAAATTTCCTAAAAATCTGGTATACAGCTTTTCCGGAAAAGAAATGCGATGGTGTGAGCATAAGGGCTTATGATGTCAGGCATCATTTTGCCTATGCAAACATGAACCGCTGGCTTCAGGAGGGCAAGGACATAAATGTAATGCTGCCATATTTAATGAAATACATGGGACATCAGGAAATAGAAAATACCCTTTATTATTTCCACCTTGTCCCTGATATTTATGATGCAATCGTAAAGAAATCATCCTTGTTTGAGGGGTTATTACCGGAGGTGAATACGTGTGAGTAA